The Claveliimonas bilis genome window below encodes:
- a CDS encoding RrF2 family transcriptional regulator, with translation MQVTLTIDYAMWILTLLGKTTERINAATMSERLHIPRRYTIKILNRLKESGLVEVRAGVKGGYHLARGLDEISFGDVAKAMGQSIKISKCLEDGGGCTFGKKEECNARCFYQALQEKLEEGLFNVTLQEIQRP, from the coding sequence ATGCAGGTTACATTAACAATAGATTATGCTATGTGGATTCTTACACTTTTGGGAAAAACGACAGAAAGGATCAATGCAGCGACGATGTCGGAGCGCCTCCACATTCCAAGAAGATATACAATTAAAATCCTCAACAGATTGAAAGAGTCCGGCCTGGTAGAGGTACGCGCCGGAGTGAAAGGCGGTTATCATCTGGCAAGAGGGCTGGATGAGATCAGTTTCGGAGATGTGGCTAAGGCTATGGGGCAGAGCATCAAGATAAGTAAATGCCTGGAAGATGGAGGTGGGTGCACCTTTGGAAAAAAAGAAGAATGCAATGCCAGATGCTTTTATCAGGCATTGCAGGAGAAGCTGGAGGAAGGGCTTTTTAACGTCACTTTACAGGAGATACAAAGACCTTAG